The following DNA comes from Naumovozyma dairenensis CBS 421 chromosome 4, complete genome.
TAATGCAGCACCTTGTGAAAATCCTACAATACCATCATATGGtccattttctttgatatatGAGGTAACAGTATTGATCGCATCAGTTAAATCTAGTTCTTTGGAGATTTCACTATGATAAAACCATGATTTATTCATTTGAGCATCAACAGTGGCTTTCCatctttcttcatcagtTTCAAATGGAAgatctttcttttctaaacTGACTGGACCATCAATATAATCACATTGGATGTTAgccttcttcaataatttcctGATACCTGATGATTTTTCAGAGAAAACTTTACCATTTTGTAGGAAACCGTGtaggaataataatttcgGAATAGTTGTAGTAGTCATTCTATTTTCGTTAGATATCGTTGCGTTCGTTTTTCCCTAGTTATACGAAATACTCTAGAATAAGAGACAGATAGTTAGAGGAGGATATATGATCGCTTTAtgtataaaatattttgcCTGTCGATGTCATGTGTAAACGGATGTTTTTTGGTTGTAAAAAGttcgaaaatttttcatggAATTCTTGTCCATCTCTTTTGGACCTACGTAATTGTTTAAAATCTCCGAGATATAAGAAAGCTTGGAATTAAGTATGAACGACGTACCAATGAAGCCCACATGGACAAATGACGTATTTTTaagatattaaatattaattGAATCTATAAAGACTGTTACTTTTGTCTTGGCATATCTATGTCAAGAAAATgcaatatataaaaaatgaaagaattgaattcaatcATCCCATGCAAAAGGTGACTTAGACCTTAAATAAGCACCATACTtggtaaataaaaatggaaCGGGTATCATCAAAATCGTAACCATAGCCAATAAGAATCCTGCCCAGTTAATCCCCATGCCTTTATACATTTGTAAACCGAACAAAGGGAAAATTCCGCTCATTGTACTACGAACAAATGAATTACAAGCCATTCCTGAAGCGGCATATCTTCTATAAGCATCGACTGTATAGTTGAATACACcaacaaaaacaaagaaaacaCCAGAACCAAAGATCGCACTACCAATCATGGGACCCATCCAATGGACATTTTGATAGCATGTCCAGGCGAAAATCATTAACCCAATTGGACAACAGAATGCACCATAGAATAGCGGTTCAAATCTCATTTCTGGTGttctaatattattattcttgaTAACGTTCATTTCATATCTTTTCTGGAAAATTAATGATGTTGGAGCTGCCAATGTCATACCAACCATCATACCTAAATAACAACAAGCAATTTGCATAACACCGAATCCGTAAagttttttgaaaatatacGGGAAAGCCACAAAATATAAGTAGACAATAGCTAATACTAAACCTGTGTAGAAACATAACACACCCATCATAGGATCGAggaataataacaaaaatggTCTTTTGGATGATAATAGTACAGATGACACAAAACTTGATTCCTTTCTTGTCCTTTCTAATGGTGCACAATATCTCTCATCACCTCTCTCCTTCCTCATCCTCTCAGCctttttaattaataaaattggCTTATAAGTCTCTGGGATGGTGAAAATGATTAAAACTAAACAGACACCTGAAGCAATTAGTAAAGTAGCGAAAACCCATCTATAATTTTCTCTATAAAGAGCACCAGATACGATTGGTCCCAAAACTGGACCATAAAAGCAACTCAATGTGTATAATGACATTGGGATTGTAATAGTGGCTTTATCGAAAATATCACTAATACTACCACCAGCAATACTTAGAAATGCACTTCCGAAAAATCCTGATAAAAATCTACCAAACATCATTCCAACGACATTATGAGACCAAGTAGTTAGACATTGCCAAATGATACTTAAAGTCatggaaaaaataaacGTAAGTCTACGGCCATATAATTCACTGATTGGAGATAGAAATAAAGGACCAAAACCAAGACCAAAAATATAGAATGTAATACCTAGAACACTGACTTCGTGGGAAATATGGTATCTTTCAATCACTTTAGGTGAAACAAAAGTCCAACATGATGATATGATTGTGATAACTAAAGATGTGAATGTAATTACACATGCGATGTAATATTTGTGGAGTGTCGATAAGTGACGCGCTATATCTTCTGGATCTGGTTCACCTTCGAGAGAAAAGGAAACTTCGAACGACGATACGTTGCTTGACTGAGGGTTTTTTGAGATTTCAAAGTCTTTGTTGTCCTCTTCGTGAGTTATGTGCTTTTCTTTCGataatgttgatgatgaagattcTATCTGGACCGATGAGCCAGTTTCTATGGATGTATTTGACATCTCGACTAAAAGGAAGATTGGTGAAGTCTGGAATCTGCAAATTTCAAGACAGTTTCAAAAactaatatatatttgattattatagTTTATGGCGTCCTTTCTATATCTCGAAGACTATGCAACTTCCAGTGGTTATGTAGACATGATGATACATATATTCCAATACGGCAGGCATGGCTGTTACCAAtagttaatttttttttcctaaAATTTCCTTCGGATCGAGATCTGTGTTATCTCCTATTTCCGCTTTCCATTTCCGCCGCAGGCGGCTCCGAAGGAGTTCCCAATAGATCTTGGCTGTGGAGTACAAGAGGTTCTGGTAGTGTAAGAAACAATATGCAATCTCGTTACGTAATCCTGTTGTCGATTGGACAGTTAAAGAACGGACAGTTTACTGAGCTGTTATTTAGttgtatatattattgacTCATGAATGTTAAACAAGAGGTCTAAGTGCATCCATTAGGTAAACCTTTGATATGTCTGCTAGCATATTATGTATATTATCAAGATGTTTGACATAATTCACACatatataaagatataaaCAAAGATaggaaattattatttaatctAAAATTTTTAAGTACtttttctatatttattatttattgtcTGTCATATACTAAGAAAAACAACCAATTATCAGTAATCATATTGACTACTGAACTCTTAATATCTAATTCATTTGTCAATTATCAGCCTCTATCACAGCATTAAAAAGATCAATGAAGTATACtattaattttctttttaaaacGTTTACGTTTGagtggtattattataagcAAGGAGAGGAAGGAGTAGAATTCAACCCTTTGTCGCAGGTACAGTATTTGTGTGGATTGTCTCGCTTCTCTATGAAGCCTTAATTATCAATTTACTTAGAAGTCATCGAATTTATGAAGTGGTGAAATAGTATAATCATGTAAAATAAGAGCAGGAAAACCACCAATGTCTATGATTCGGCCTCCTTCATGAACTGCGCCTTCGTATGTATTTACTCCATGATGCTTCATCGGGtatgtttttttgttgttgttttttagctcggaaaaataatttaccCGTCTATTATGTGTAGGTGTACGgactttttttttcttattttccGAAGTGTTTTTATTACGTATACGAATGACgtgaattgaaaaaatttgacaAAATCTTAGAGAAATATAAGATGATCAAGATCTCGATTTTAGAATGAAAGTCAGTAACAATCAGGGGAAACAAGGCAGCTGTCGAAcaaaaaatcaacaaaataaaggaaaaatgaCTACCTCAAATATCGACTTACgatccattgaaaaatttctttgtaAATTGGCCACTGAGAAAGTAGGGACTATAATCAAGACAAAATCTGGAACGCAACAAACGTACGATTTAAAGACAGGGTCCAGGAAAGTTGATATTGTCACTGAGATTGATAAAcaagttgaaaaattgatttgGGATTCATTAAAGACAGAATATCCtacttttcaattcattggTGAAGAAAGTTATGTGAAGGGGATCACTAAGATTACTGATGATCCTACATTCATTGTGGATCCAATTGATGGTACTACTAATTTTGTACATGACTTTCCTTTCAGTTGTACATCTATTGGTTTAACTATAAATAAAGAACCTGTCGTTGGTGTTATTTATAATCCTCatttagatttattgaTATCGGCATCGAAGGGTTATGGTGTAAGGATTAATGGTGAAGATTTTGATCATGTAGAGAAATTGGGAAGTATGGGACCCTTGTTATTGAACAAATCGGTCGTTGCGTTACAACCAGGATCTGCTAGAGAGGGTAAAAATTTTAAGATTAAGATGGctacttttgaaaatttgttaTCATGTGATGGTGGATTTGTTCATGGATTTAGGAATATAGGTTCATCTGCCATGTCATTAGCATATATAGCAATGGGATATCTTGATGCCTATTGGGATGGTGGATGTTATTCATGGGATGTTTGTGCAGGCTGGTGTATATTAAATGAAACTGGCGGGCGTGTCGTTGGTGCTAATCCTTTAGAATGGGATATAGGAGTTGATAATAGAACATACCTAGCGGTTAGAGGTACAAAACGTGGTGATGAAAAggatcaagaaaaatatattcaagaCTTTTGAGCCTGTGTCAAGGGAAGCTTACGGTatgattgaaaaattcgCCAATggataaaagaaatagcCATTCATGTTAAGTGAAATATGTTCTTTGATGCTAGTCTATAACGTTATGTACGTATACTGTGTAATTATATGATGatagataaatataaatgatagatttttttattactgAAGAGTAGATAAAATACTGGtgattttcatttaaaaatgtAAAAACAACCATCTTGACCCCATAAACCAAAGACACCTACTAGTGGCATCCATCCTTCATTTCCTCCAAAATCTTTACTTAGATTTCTAGCAATTTCCTTACGTTCTTCTTCTACCGGTTTACCGATGGTAAATCCTCTTATACATAACATTCcttgttttttattaatatttaaaGTTGATAATTCCGTTTCTACTAGTTTCCCTTCCAATGTAGTTGATAAAGTTCCAAAACATACAAGTTTATTATCTACTGATTCTGGTAATACACGATATTCATAAAAGTTAGTCTGCATGATTGGTCCCAATACGAGATTAGGacaatataattcaattacaaTTCTTGCACCAAATATAGATTTCATATAGTTTAATTGTTTTGTAGTGAATGAATCCATATATGAACCATATGTTAATTTTGGTAATGAATACattttgaatgatgaaatgTTTTCAATACTATGTAATGAGTCAGAGAGGAAAATACATCTTAATCTAGGTATTTGTTGGTTAGGAGAAGTTCCGCATTTGGTGAATATTCCTTCACTTATTAAAGTTTTAGCCCaagatgattttattttgtggAATAATGAACATAGTCTTGTTGATTGTTTTTCAGTTTGTGATAGGTAGGATAattgttgatttattatatcCTTATCAGTTAGAAGTAAAGTCGTCTTAAGTGGAATtcccatatttttttcaaaccCACCTTTTGATTTGATTAATGCTATTGAACCACCATGAAGTAAGATTGCTAATAATTTTGGCCACATTTGAATTAATAGGTTTGAatcattttgtaatttttcgTTGGGAAGTAATATAGTAAGGAAATCATCTTTAGATAATTCGTGATTCATTGggaaatttttaataaatgcTGCTACGCTACTTATGAGATTCATTTGAGAGAAATTAGTAGTTTTGTCAGATTGGGATGTGACGTTTAAAAATTCCTTTTTATCATCAGAATTGTCTTCCGGTactatatattcaaaattacagatatttgaataattgtGGGATAATTGTTTCCAAAAGACGACATTTTCGAATGgtgtaatattttcattatctttatcttcgCATACGATGACCAATTTATACCAATGTTCACTtccatttaataattttaaacTTTCCGAGGAGTCTATTACCAATACATCaagattttcaattttctttctaGGAACTGAAGGTAATAAAGATGGGATTCCGCTATTAATTGATGTAATTGTTTTCACCATTGATGCCAACATTATAGTAAATCCTTGTAATGAGGAAATTGATGTGACAATCCCAACATTTCCCAAAGATTTAAAAATCccattttgataatttaatatatttgataCTAATCCATTAATCTGAGGCAAAGAAAATGTCTCATTAGAATTAGTGAATTGTAaagtattgttattatttgaagaaacttCCATTATTGCGTTCCACAAGTCACCAAAATTCCCATTTCTTATTTTGTAACCTTGTGATAATCCCAATCCTGTAGTTAAGGGGAAACCTTGTGGTGCTAAGAAGTTTCTATATATTGCTGTTTCGTTTTCATTTCTAACAGATGATGTGTTTGATTGCTGATTCAATGCCAATTTACTTATATCTCTTTTAAAATCGAGCAAGTATGATGTTAGAATCCAATTGGCTATTAACAACCCAATCAACAATGTGGCAAACAGCTTTATACAGGAGAAGAAGCCCATACTTTTGGTGTGAAATATATCTGTGATGAGAGTTCCTGGGTGgtatttgtttttgtttttgttcttgttaAACGTCGttatctttattaacaATTAGCGATAATGTTCATcgaatgattttttttcccttttaTAAGTTTGAAGAATTCAGGTTGTATAATTGAAGCAACCCCTTCTCGAACGGGTTTggaattatttattacctAGAGAAAAAATGTGATCAGAAACGAACAGAGCGAGCAACAAAGGTCAATATTTAGTCTTTATACGTGcgtatataaataaaaggATGTTGAAacttaatattattaatcttttttGATTTCTATCGTATACGAAAATCTCGGATATCGGATTTAACCTTATTTAAGCGCCGAGATTtgaaacaataaaaaaactaTGGAGGGGAGGGCATCATTTGTATAACGAGTGTTATGTTCTAACTTTCTAGAGAGTAATAGTCCAAAACGTCCACTGACAATTGAAAACTTGTACTTGTGTTGGTTATTTAGACAAACTGCAAGGGCAATTTTTTACGTATTTGATTGACATGAAGAGCATGGTCGGACATATATACATGCCTGAAATAATTGGAGGCGTcattcaaagaaacaaaagagaCAATTGTATAACAGCATACATAAGCAAAAGTACTGATTGTTCAACGTTATGGAACTTCATGGAACTTCATGGAACTTCATGGACAGCTCCAGGCCGTCCTAGGATACCAACATAGGGGCGCCGCTGTTAGCGCCGCAAAAAAAGGGTAGTGGTgccacaacaacaactacaacaacaatcgGTGATATCACTCATCGTGGGTATTGTACCCCAATTTTGTTCGCTAGGTAAATGTATAAAAGGGGCAGTATTTTACATATTCCATTCTTCCTCCTAAACTTCTATCACTTTTTTCCATTAGTTCATTAATACAAGAAAGAGTTCACTTGCTGCTCAATCATCCATATGTCCGTCGATCCATACATCGAGCAACAAAGCTAGTTATCTGAAGGAACCTTTACATACTTGTTCTTCTTGTGGAACTAATCTTTTCATCCTGTTATTATGAAAGtttatttcattcaaaAGGAGGAAAAGATGTGTtttgaaggaaaagaagTATGGAAAGGTTCCAACTGAATAGAACACTTTGAAACAAGATTATACTTTCTCAATTAGACCATAAATGAAAATCGTTAATGAGAAggagaaaaaaagaaatgaaaagattagTCCACAGGAAGTTATATCTTATTAAGAGGGAGAGGAAAAAGGAATGAAAAACAAGTTTTTTTAAGTATTTCCCTTTAAATTTTGCCATTGATTAAACAAATATTAGGGGACATCGGGATGGAATAGGGATCCGTTCTGTATGCCCTGATTacatttttgtaaatttttttttttttttttttcgtttttgttgttttttgtaataaaaATGCGATACATTGCTTTCATTTAGTTCATCTCACCACATCTGACTATGATGTTTAGTTTTGTAACCTTTTCTATTCTAATTTTAcatttgtattttttttttcttcctttcttCCATCTATTACgctaaattatatatattattatctatataaatattatataacatATAGGAACTGGCCCAAAAGAAAGTGTATGTATGACCAGAGCAGACCAGAGCATGCATGCTTTATAAACTTTCGTTGTGATAAGCAGtaaatcttcttttatGTACATAGACTATACACACACGCACGGTATTACGTTTTCATCTAGTATCATCACATATTCTTATATATGCTGTTCTCCAACGACAACGTAGTTAGCAACTTACAGAACCAAGAAAAAAGAggtttattattcattcattcattcattcaccagcattattattattattattatttttaactCTCATTTTTCACAAGACGCGTAAACCTTGTTTGGTGTCTCTGGTTCAGAAAAGCCCGTGCGAAACGCGAAAATAAACATTAACTTTCCCCAAAAGGGTAAAAAACGCGAAATAGACCATAAGTttaaaatttcttgaaCAATGGCTGatgaatgaaaaagaatgaTCCATGATAGTTTTATAAATGTTTCATTGCatatgttatattattataatagGATATAATTAAACTTAGCAATTACTTTTCCCTCTTTAGAacttatattatttttttgcttACTTCTGCCACTAATAGAATTGAGTAAGactagaaaaaaaattataataattatgaatcaaaataatcaaatggAATTACCACAGATGAAATCCATCTGGctagatgaagatgaagaagtcGAGAAACTATATGGTGGATTACAAGCTCAAAAGTTCCTTgctgatgaaaatgatgaagataatttaGACATTATGGTTCTAAATAGTGATAAACCTGTCCTAGACAACAAGcgtttcaaaaatattccaattaATCCACAATTCAACATTACCAACACCATCACCACAACATCTACATCCTCGGGtaattcaaagaagaaacagaAGAAAAAACTTTTCCAACTATTTGGtaaaagtaataataataatactcaatcaaataatactatatcattgaaatctATCTCTTCACCATTTGCCTTCCAACATATCTCTCACGCTGGGGAAAAATCAGAAACTAAAAATTTAAGATCGAAAAGTAATACcagtaataacaatatgACAATACAAGAAGAACCTCAACAGGTACAAATACATAATTTACCTATTTTCCAACAAAATTTGACTGTACCTCCACGTCCAATTTCAACTAGTACCGCTACAACTAGTTCATCGATGTACTCTAACAATACTATTGCCACGGGAAGAATCTTATCAATGTCAACAATGGCTACCACATTCTTAGAAAAGACAccatcttcaaataaattaaatcattattctcAACAATTAAACAATATGCCAATGGATCCCAATCATCATTCACGTAACAAATCAGACACTAGTGATATGTCCATagatttcttgaaaaattattcattccCAACTTTATTAGAAGACAAGCCAATAGTAAATTTCGAACCATCCAAggaagaattagaagatcgcactaacaataacaataataaaaataataataataatatagcACCCAATTCGAGCCTCAATAGAAAATCTGCAACAATGAAAAACATAAGAATTTCCTCATCCCCACACTTATTAGTATCTACACCTGAATTAGAGGATAAATTGTTTACTGAATCTGACATAAGATCAATTAAAAATCATAATAGAAGAATCTCTGTCGATGATATTCTTCGATACTATAACCAGTCAGGAAGTGATGCTAGTTCCCCGATCTTATACGGCTATGAATAATCTCTTTCTCCACCaacagataataatatagaCTCAATTATAAaactttcaatatattcattcattcatttattcGCTCGCTGTTGCTCATGCTTATGCtcattcatttttattttttttttgtttattattatgtcATTGCCTCAACAAAACTATCGAGGAACTTTTTCGTCACACTCATTtttatcatattcattaCCAAAATTGTTTTTACAATTTATTATAAGTTACCAAACTAATGCGATAGTTTTTATGTTTCGCGTATATACCTATATACATCGATACAAAGACCTATGTACTTATAAAACATACACTTTTTCATTGATAATTATATAGCACATGTACTATTAGCCTTTTTGTCAGCTTCTAATTTTGTTACTAACCTATCAATTTTCATCCTacaagaaatcaaatcagaaaataatggaatACAACCTTTAAAATTAGTTTGACATTGTCTTAAACTAGAAGGAATTGACAATGCTCCACCAAACATTAAAATCGGATCATATGATacatctttcttcttcgtatcatcattatcttttttctcttctctCTTGTTTGTCTTCTCTTTCCTATTTTTCAGCTTATCCTTcgtatcatcatcatcatcatcggTTTCTTCAACGATAATATCAGCTTTCTCATCAGTATGAAGTTTCTTCCTTACTATATGCACTATACCTTGTTGTAGTGACTGTTGTTCCGGTGGTGGTTGCGTAATTTCCACGGTAATTTCACCAACATATGATTCATCCCAATAATCCTTACCATATCTCCCATTCAAAGAATCTTTATTATG
Coding sequences within:
- the VMA22 gene encoding Vma22p (similar to Saccharomyces cerevisiae VMA22 (YHR060W); ancestral locus Anc_5.330), which encodes MTNSKQEIAKELSTPKLLERKDDDTGNDVNGDGDDPYIHLLNLLSRYDQLLEQLSNSISTGFHNLSRANYHNKDSLNGRYGKDYWDESYVGEITVEITQPPPEQQSLQQGIVHIVRKKLHTDEKADIIVEETDDDDDDTKDKLKNRKEKTNKREEKKDNDDTKKKDVSYDPILMFGGALSIPSSLRQCQTNFKGCIPLFSDLISCRMKIDRLVTKLEADKKANSTCAI
- the DDE1 gene encoding Dde1p (similar to Saccharomyces cerevisiae YHR045W; ancestral locus Anc_5.287); this translates as MGFFSCIKLFATLLIGLLIANWILTSYLLDFKRDISKLALNQQSNTSSVRNENETAIYRNFLAPQGFPLTTGLGLSQGYKIRNGNFGDLWNAIMEVSSNNNNTLQFTNSNETFSLPQINGLVSNILNYQNGIFKSLGNVGIVTSISSLQGFTIMLASMVKTITSINSGIPSLLPSVPRKKIENLDVLVIDSSESLKLLNGSEHWYKLVIVCEDKDNENITPFENVVFWKQLSHNYSNICNFEYIVPEDNSDDKKEFLNVTSQSDKTTNFSQMNLISSVAAFIKNFPMNHELSKDDFLTILLPNEKLQNDSNLLIQMWPKLLAILLHGGSIALIKSKGGFEKNMGIPLKTTLLLTDKDIINQQLSYLSQTEKQSTRLCSLFHKIKSSWAKTLISEGIFTKCGTSPNQQIPRLRCIFLSDSLHSIENISSFKMYSLPKLTYGSYMDSFTTKQLNYMKSIFGARIVIELYCPNLVLGPIMQTNFYEYRVLPESVDNKLVCFGTLSTTLEGKLVETELSTLNINKKQGMLCIRGFTIGKPVEEERKEIARNLSKDFGGNEGWMPLVGVFGLWGQDGCFYIFK
- the INM1 gene encoding inositol monophosphate 1-phosphatase INM1 (similar to Saccharomyces cerevisiae INM1 (YHR046C); ancestral locus Anc_5.286), with translation MKVSNNQGKQGSCRTKNQQNKGKMTTSNIDLRSIEKFLCKLATEKVGTIIKTKSGTQQTYDLKTGSRKVDIVTEIDKQVEKLIWDSLKTEYPTFQFIGEESYVKGITKITDDPTFIVDPIDGTTNFVHDFPFSCTSIGLTINKEPVVGVIYNPHLDLLISASKGYGVRINGEDFDHVEKLGSMGPLLLNKSVVALQPGSAREGKNFKIKMATFENLLSCDGGFVHGFRNIGSSAMSLAYIAMGYLDAYWDGGCYSWDVCAGWCILNETGGRVVGANPLEWDIGVDNRTYLAVRGTKRGDEKDQEKYIQDF
- the YHK8 gene encoding Yhk8p (similar to Saccharomyces cerevisiae YHR048W; ancestral locus Anc_5.284), which codes for MSNTSIETGSSVQIESSSSTLSKEKHITHEEDNKDFEISKNPQSSNVSSFEVSFSLEGEPDPEDIARHLSTLHKYYIACVITFTSLVITIISSCWTFVSPKVIERYHISHEVSVLGITFYIFGLGFGPLFLSPISELYGRRLTFIFSMTLSIIWQCLTTWSHNVVGMMFGRFLSGFFGSAFLSIAGGSISDIFDKATITIPMSLYTLSCFYGPVLGPIVSGALYRENYRWVFATLLIASGVCLVLIIFTIPETYKPILLIKKAERMRKERGDERYCAPLERTRKESSFVSSVLLSSKRPFLLLFLDPMMGVLCFYTGLVLAIVYLYFVAFPYIFKKLYGFGVMQIACCYLGMMVGMTLAAPTSLIFQKRYEMNVIKNNNIRTPEMRFEPLFYGAFCCPIGLMIFAWTCYQNVHWMGPMIGSAIFGSGVFFVFVGVFNYTVDAYRRYAASGMACNSFVRSTMSGIFPLFGLQMYKGMGINWAGFLLAMVTILMIPVPFLFTKYGAYLRSKSPFAWDD
- the GIC1 gene encoding Gic1p (similar to Saccharomyces cerevisiae GIC2 (YDR309C) and GIC1 (YHR061C); ancestral locus Anc_5.331); translated protein: MNQNNQMELPQMKSIWLDEDEEVEKLYGGLQAQKFLADENDEDNLDIMVLNSDKPVLDNKRFKNIPINPQFNITNTITTTSTSSGNSKKKQKKKLFQLFGKSNNNNTQSNNTISLKSISSPFAFQHISHAGEKSETKNLRSKSNTSNNNMTIQEEPQQVQIHNLPIFQQNLTVPPRPISTSTATTSSSMYSNNTIATGRILSMSTMATTFLEKTPSSNKLNHYSQQLNNMPMDPNHHSRNKSDTSDMSIDFLKNYSFPTLLEDKPIVNFEPSKEELEDRTNNNNNKNNNNNIAPNSSLNRKSATMKNIRISSSPHLLVSTPELEDKLFTESDIRSIKNHNRRISVDDILRYYNQSGSDASSPILYGYE